The Actinomyces lilanjuaniae genome segment CCTGGCCGTCCGCGCTGATGACGACGTCGTCGCGCTTGATGACAATGCTCATGACGGGGTCTCCTGCTCTGTCAGAGCCTCTTCGTGCTCCTGGAGGTCGTCGAGGGCTGGGGAGCCGCCGGTGCGCATGGCGTAGAAGGAACGGTAGACGAAGACGACCGAGACCAGGAGGAACACAGCGGCCAGGGCGGTCACGAGGGAGCCGGCTCCCTGGCTCCGGAGACTGACCGCCAGCTCGACGGCCAGCAGCCCGAAGAGGGTAGTGAACTTGATGATCGGGTTGAGTGCCACTGAGGAGGTGTCCTTAAAGGGGTCTCCCACGGTGTCACCCACCACGGAGGCGTCGTGCAGCGCGGTTCCCTTCATGTGCAGGTCCACCTCGACCACCTTCTTGGCGTTGTCCCACGCACCACCGGCGTTGGCCATGTAGATGGCCTGGTAGAGGCCGAAGAGCGCGATGGACACGAGGTAGCCGATAAAGAAGTAGGGCTCGATGAAGGCGAAGGACAGGGTGGCGAAGAAGACGGCGAGAAAGATTGTGAGCATCCCCTGCTGTGCGTACTGGGTGCAGATCTCCACGACTCGGCGCGAGTCCTCGACACTGGCCCGCTGCGCCCCGGCGTCCAGGTGGATGGAGCCGCGGATGAAGGCTACCGCCCGGTTGGCACCGGTGGTCACGGCCTGGATCGAGGCGCCGGAGAACCAGAAGACCACCGCTCCCCCGGTGATCAGCCCCAGGAGGAAGGGGGCGTGGAGCAGGGAGAGGTTCTCGATGCCGGTGCGCAGGTGGTCGGTCAGCCCGATGATGATAGAGAAGATCATGGTGGTCGCCCCCACCACCGCGGTCCCGATGAGGACCGGCTTGGCCGTGGCCTTGAAGGTGTTCCCGGCCCCGTCGTTGTCCTCCAGGAGGAGCTTGGCGCGCTCCCACCGGGGCTCGAGGCCCGGACTGGCCTGCGTGCCTCGGCGCAGCTCGGCGTCGATGCCCTCGATCTCCTCGATGCGGGAGAGCTCGTAGACGCTCTGGGCGTTGTCGGTGACCGGCCCGTAGGAGTCCACGGCTATCGTCACCGGTCCCGTCCCCAGGAAGCCGAAGGCGACCAGGCCGAAGGCGAACACGCTGGGAGCGAGCATGTACTCGTCCAGGCTCTGGGAGCCCAGCAGGTAGGCGGCCGTCATGAGCCCGACGACGGTCATACCCAGCCAGTAGGCTGAGAAGTTGCCCGCCACCACGCCAGAGAGGATGTTGAGGCTCGCACCGCCCTGCCGTGAGGAGGTGACGGTCTCACGCACGTGGCGAGATCTGGTGGAGGTGAAGACCTTGACCAGCTCGGGGATGAGGGCCCCGGCCGCGGTGCCGCAGGTGACGATGGTGGCCAGCCTCAGCCACAGCCCGGTGCCGAGGCCACCCAGGACGAGCCACGTGGTCAGGTAGGTCAGCGCCACGCACAGCAGGGAGGTCAGCCACACCAGGGTGGTCAGAGGCGTCTCAAAGCTCATCCGCTCCGCGGTCCCGTAGCGCGCCCGGGTCCAGGCGCTGTTGACGGCGTAGGCGGCCCAGGCCGCCAGGATCATGGCGGAGCGCACGGTGAAAAGCCACACCAGCAGGGTGGCCTGGAGGCCAGGATCCTCCACGGCCAGGAGGATGAAGGTCACCAGGGCCACGCCCGTGACACCGTAGGTCTCAAAGCCGTCGGCGCTGGGCCCCACCGAGTCCCCGGCGTTGTCTCCCGTGCAGTCGGCGATGACCCCGGGGTTGCGGGGGTCGTCCTCGTCAATCTTGAACACGATCTTCATCAGGTCCGCACCGATGTCGGCGATCTTGGTGAAGATGCCTCCGGCGATACGCAGGGCGGAG includes the following:
- a CDS encoding sodium-translocating pyrophosphatase; the encoded protein is MPSTRGAADSDPDLVRSLLSRVPRPEPTLPPGGRRRRSFCRSRLAPLLVLVLCLVLPACSTDPDASGASGSPHAQDGLGGGEASLVLPDLSAARVAGLDGRLLLVAGMLVCLLGLGFGLATFLQLRRLPTHASMLEVAELIYSTCQAYLVRQGRFLLVLWAFITTVIVIYYRALVGFGWGRVGIVVVFSLLGMGGSYLVAWFGIRVNTFANARTAFASLRGRPYPVHRIPLRAGMSIGMVLISLELLMMLVILLLLPADVAGACFIGFAVGESLGASALRIAGGIFTKIADIGADLMKIVFKIDEDDPRNPGVIADCTGDNAGDSVGPSADGFETYGVTGVALVTFILLAVEDPGLQATLLVWLFTVRSAMILAAWAAYAVNSAWTRARYGTAERMSFETPLTTLVWLTSLLCVALTYLTTWLVLGGLGTGLWLRLATIVTCGTAAGALIPELVKVFTSTRSRHVRETVTSSRQGGASLNILSGVVAGNFSAYWLGMTVVGLMTAAYLLGSQSLDEYMLAPSVFAFGLVAFGFLGTGPVTIAVDSYGPVTDNAQSVYELSRIEEIEGIDAELRRGTQASPGLEPRWERAKLLLEDNDGAGNTFKATAKPVLIGTAVVGATTMIFSIIIGLTDHLRTGIENLSLLHAPFLLGLITGGAVVFWFSGASIQAVTTGANRAVAFIRGSIHLDAGAQRASVEDSRRVVEICTQYAQQGMLTIFLAVFFATLSFAFIEPYFFIGYLVSIALFGLYQAIYMANAGGAWDNAKKVVEVDLHMKGTALHDASVVGDTVGDPFKDTSSVALNPIIKFTTLFGLLAVELAVSLRSQGAGSLVTALAAVFLLVSVVFVYRSFYAMRTGGSPALDDLQEHEEALTEQETPS